In one window of Nicotiana tabacum cultivar K326 chromosome 12, ASM71507v2, whole genome shotgun sequence DNA:
- the LOC107814885 gene encoding putative late blight resistance protein homolog R1C-3 has product MSLDIREWVQSHLPKNDALGFSSFLVDSLKELLSFHSGSLASVKDQLEVFYEELESLQPFLKGVAEQGNNEHDEIIHNFAERVIDKAYEVEYIIDSFVVGDVPLTYLTEWLSEIIREIKLIRAELTRYREKKMTFASPASNEELVGFDDVRETIMGRLLRGSRELDVVSIVGMAGSGKTTLARSLKNDPIIVSHFDIQAECRVTQVYTRKDLLLSILSNIAYYEPSELSKGDDYELADRLRKTLFTKRYLLIIDDVWDVKAWDHLWLCFRDTNNGSRIILTTRLQEVVDYAKCVSEPHHLRLLSEQECWLLLQKKVFGKEICSQELKEVGQQIAKKCKGLPLYVVLVAGLLGRIDKTKQWWKRVELRFGELIQVEANALVKLSYNHLPDILKPCLLYFGAISEGKEISVAKLTSLWIAEGFIKNVREKHLEDIAEHYLEDLIRRSLVMVVKRSNRKLKACRLHDQVLEFCKAKAKEDNFLLGLKRNYIANPPQFFSEKSSHRRLSFCSNGDGELTDWRPSCLHARTVLFGEVKNGTLPSLEHASIIFGSFKFLRVLDLEFVVVESFPTELNHLRYLAVQTTADSIPSSIENLPNLQTFIAKRTRGQQIHLPNNFWKLIKLRHASISDRASFNLHNAQESLDVSTSKLENLATLCYPYVSSAEDMERIVSKTPNLQKLKCVFADSWGWKKNENGFPVLHSLHRLETLKVHFFNFPKVGPSRLNFPMNLKKLTLSNFPLPHAEISTIAKLPNLEILKLQQVAFEREEWEVRDEDFPQLKLLKLENLKLSKWRASDEVFQSLRRLVVTRCLKLEALPLCFADLCSLEWIEVKSCNQSVADSVMAIRNTQVEDCGNDDFKVSIEL; this is encoded by the exons ATGTCACTCGACATCCGAGAGTGGGTGCAATCCCATTTGCCTAAGAATGATGCTTTGGGCTTTTCCAGTTTCCTTGTTGACAGCTTGAAGGAGCTcttgtctttccattctggttCACTTGCATCTGTAAAGGACCAACTTGAGGTGTTCTATGAGGAGCTTGAGTCTTTGCAACCTTTTCTGAAGGGTGTAGCAGAACAAGGCAATAATGAACATGACGAAATTATTCACAATTTTGCTGAAAGAGTCATTGATAAGGCATATGAGGTTGAGTATATAATTGATTCTTTTGTAGTTGGAGATGTTCCTTTGACTTATCTTACAGAgtggctctcagaaatcatacgGGAGATTAAGCTTATCAGGGCAGAGTTGACCAGATATAGGGAAAAGAAAATGACATTTGCCTCCCCTGCTAGTAATGAAGAACTGGTGGGTTTTGACGATGTCAGAGAAACTATAATGGGTCGACTGCTTAGAGGATCACGAGAGCTGGATGTTGTTTCCATCGTTGGTATGGCTGGATCTGGTAAAACAACCCTTGCCCGAAGTCTTAAAAATGATCCGATTATTGTTTCTCATTTCGATATCCAGGCAGAGTGTCGTGTTACTCAGGTATACACGCGTAAAGACCTGCTACTTTCTATTTTGAGTAATATTGCTTATTATGAGCCTTCTGAACTTAGTAAAGGAGATGATTATGAATTAGCTGATAGACTAAGAAAAACTTTATTCACAAAGAGATACCTTTTAATCATTGACGATGTGTGGGATGTAAAAGCATGGGATCATTTGTGGTTATGCTTTCGTGATACTAATAATGGTAGCAGAATCATTTTGACCACCAGACTTCAAGAAGTTGTTGATTATGCTAAATGTGTTTCTGAACCCCATCACCTGCGGCTTTTGAGCGAGCAAGAATGTTGGTTGTTACTACAGAAGAAGGTATTCGGGAAAGAAATCTGCTCTCAAGAGCTAAAGGAAGTAGGGCAACAAATAGCCAAAAAGTGTAAAGGACTACCACTTTATGTTGTTTTAGTGGCTGGTCTTCTAGGACGCATAGATAAGACAAAACAATGGTGGAAGCGAGTGGAATTAAGGTTTGGTGAACTTATCCAGGTTGAAGCAAATGCGTTAGTAAAACTAAGTTACAATCATTTACCTGATATACTGAAACCATGCCTTCTATATTTTGGAGCGATTTCGGAGGGCAAGGAGATTTCAGTTGCAAAATTAACAAGCTTATGGATCGCGGAGGGATTCATAAAAAATGTCAGAGAGAAGCACTTGGAGGACATTGCAGAACATTACTTAGAGGATTTGATCAGAAGAAGCCTCGTCATGGTAGTTAAGAGATCAAATAGGAAGTTAAAAGCATGTCGTCTGCACGATCAAGTGCTCGAGTTCTGCAAGGCAAAAGCTAAGGAAGATAATTTCCTACTGGGCCTCAAAAG AAACTACATTGCCAATCCTCCACAATTTTTTTCTGAGAAGTCTTCGCACCGCCGCTTATCATTTTGTTCTAATGGAGATGGTGAACTTACTGATTGGAGGCCATCATGCTTGCACGCTCGTACGGTATTATTCGGAGAGGTCAAGAATGGTACCTTACCTTCACTGGAACATGCCTCAATAATCTTTGGCAGCTTCAAGTTTCTTAGGGTGTTGGATTTGGAGTTCGTTGTTGTGGAATCTTTTCCCACTGAACTTAACCATCTAAGGTACCTCGCTGTTCAAACTACTGCGGATTCTATCCCGTCATCTATTGAAAATCTTCCGAATCTTCAGACTTTCATAGCCAAAAGAACTAGAGGACAACAGATACATTTGCcaaataatttttggaagttgattAAGTTGAGACATGCAAGCATTAGTGATAGAGCTTCATTTAATTTGCACAACGCACAAGAATCTCTTGATGTGAGCACCTCAAAACTGGAGAATTTGGCAACACTTTGCTATCCATATGTTTCCAGTGCGGAAGATATGGAGAGGATAGTGAGCAAAACACCCAATCTTCAAAAGTTAAAATGTGTCTTTGCGGATTCATGGGGttggaaaaagaatgaaaatgGATTCCCTGTATTACACTCCTTACATCGACTTGAAACGCTAAAGGTgcacttcttcaattttccaaAAGTAGGTCCTTCAAGATTAAACTTTCCAATGAATCTGAAGAAATTGACATTAAGTAATTTTCCTCTGCCGCATGCTGAAATTTCAACCATTGCCAAACTTCCCAACCTTGAGATACTTAAACTGCAACAAGTTGCTTTTGAAAGGGAGGAATGGGAGGTGAGAGATGAAGATTTCCCTCAGCTCAAGTTGTTGAAGCTAGAAAACCTCAAACTCTCAAAGTGGAGAGCATCTGATGAAGTCTTTCAGAGCCTTAGGCGATTGGTCGTAACAAGATGTTTAAAACTCGAAGCACTCCCTCTTTGTTTCGCGGATTTGTGTAGTTTGGAGTGGATAGAGGTAAAGTCATGCAATCAATCTGTTGCCGACTCAGTCATGGCTATCCGAAATACACAGGTTGAAGATTGTGggaatgatgatttcaaagttTCTATTGAGCTTTGA